The proteins below are encoded in one region of Danio rerio strain Tuebingen ecotype United States chromosome 12, GRCz12tu, whole genome shotgun sequence:
- the abcc3 gene encoding ATP-binding cassette sub-family C member 3 isoform X5: protein MLNSVLRAPQAFFEATPSGRVLNRFSKDVDTIDSLIPDNIDIWMRTFWYTVNVLMVCSVLTPIFLIVIVPLMLFYWWVQRFYVATSRQLKRLESVSRSPIYSHFSESITGTSVIRAYGRNAAFVLMSDNKVDENQKSYYPGIVSNRWLGVRIEFIGNCIVLFAALFAVTGKDKLSPGLVGLSVSYALQVTMSLNWMVRMTSDLESNIVAVERVKEYSETQTEAPWEVLEKKPPPDWPPLGNVEFVDYSVRYREGLDLVLKNISLKVRGGEKIGIVGRTGAGKSSMTLCLFRLLEAAAGEIVIDDVKISEIGLHDLRSKLTIIPQEPVLFSGTLRMNLDPFERYSDEEVWKALELSHLQKFVTNQAAKLELECSEGGENLSVGQRQLVCLARALLRKTRILVLDEATAAVDLETDDLIQSTIRTEFQDCTVFTIAHRLNTIMDYTRVLVLDKGQIAEFDTPTNLMNQKGLFFGMAKDAGLA, encoded by the exons ATGCTGAATTCTGTCCTGAGGGCTCCGCAGGCCTTCTTCGAGGCCACCCCCTCGGGACGCGTCCTCAACCGCTTCAGCAAGGACGTGGACACTATAGACTCGCTCATTCCAGACAATATCGATATCTGGATGCGCACTTTCTGGTACACAGTGAATGTGCTGATGGTTTGCTCTGTCCTCACCCCAATCTTCCTCATAGTCATAGTGCCGTTAATGCTGTTCTATTGGTGGGTCCAG AGGTTTTATGTAGCCACATCTCGTCAGTTGAAGAGACTGGAGTCTGTCAGTCGCTCTCCAATATACTCTCATTTCTCTGAGTCCATCACCGGCACCAGCGTGATCCGAGCTTACGGACGGAACGCCGCGTTCGTGCTCATGAGCGATAATAAAGTGGACGAAAACCAGAAGAGCTACTACCCTGGTATTGTCTCCAACAG ATGGCTGGGCGTCCGCATTGAGTTTATCGGGAACTGTATTGTGTTGTTCGCTGCTCTGTTCGCCGTCACAGGAAAAGACAAACTCAGCCCCGGGTTGGTGGGTCTGTCAGTATCGTACGCCctgcag GTCACAATGTCGCTGAACTGGATGGTGCGGATGACCTCTGACCTCGAGAGCAACATCGTAGCGGTGGAGAGAGTGAAGGAGTATTCAGAGACACAGACGGAG GCTCCATGGGAGGTGCTGGAGAAGAAGCCTCCTCCAGACTGGCCTCCGCTGGGGAACGTGGAGTTTGTGGATTACAGCGTCAGATATCGAGAAGGTCTGGATCTGGTGCTGAAGAACATCTCTCTGAAGGTCCGCGGAGGAGAAAAG aTCGGCATTGTGGGCCGCACGGGCGCCGGGAAGTCCTCCATGACTCTGTGTCTGTTTCGGCTCCTGGAAGCGGCGGCTGGAGAAATCGTCATCGATGATGTGAAGATTTCAGAGATCGGCCTGCATGACCTGCGCTCCAAACTCACCATCATCCCTCAG gagccAGTTCTGTTCTCCGGGACGCTGCGCATGAATCTGGACCCCTTTGAGAGGTACAGTGATGAAGAAGTGTGGAAAGCTCTGGAGCTCTCGCATCTGCAGAAGTTCGTCACCAATCAGGCTGCCAAACTGGAGCTGGAGTGCTCAGAAGGAGGAGAAAACCTCAG tgtgggtCAGAGGCAGCTGGTGTGTTTGGCTCGTGCTCTGCTCAGGAAGACTCGTATCCTGGTTCTGGATGAAGCGACGGCTGCAGTGGATCTGGAGACGGATGATCTGATCCAGAGCACCATCCGTACAGAGTTCCAGGACTGCACTGTGTTCACCATCGCACACAGACTCAACACCATCATGGACTACaccag AGTGCTGGTTCTGGATAAGGGACAGATCGCAGAGTTCGACACTCCCACTAACCTGATGAATCAGAAAGGCCTGTTTTTCGGCATGGCCAAAGACGCGGGACTGGCCTGA
- the abcc3 gene encoding ATP-binding cassette sub-family C member 3 isoform X6 produces the protein MSDNKVDENQKSYYPGIVSNRWLGVRIEFIGNCIVLFAALFAVTGKDKLSPGLVGLSVSYALQVTMSLNWMVRMTSDLESNIVAVERVKEYSETQTEAPWEVLEKKPPPDWPPLGNVEFVDYSVRYREGLDLVLKNISLKVRGGEKIGIVGRTGAGKSSMTLCLFRLLEAAAGEIVIDDVKISEIGLHDLRSKLTIIPQEPVLFSGTLRMNLDPFERYSDEEVWKALELSHLQKFVTNQAAKLELECSEGGENLSVGQRQLVCLARALLRKTRILVLDEATAAVDLETDDLIQSTIRTEFQDCTVFTIAHRLNTIMDYTRVLVLDKGQIAEFDTPTNLMNQKGLFFGMAKDAGLA, from the exons ATGAGCGATAATAAAGTGGACGAAAACCAGAAGAGCTACTACCCTGGTATTGTCTCCAACAG ATGGCTGGGCGTCCGCATTGAGTTTATCGGGAACTGTATTGTGTTGTTCGCTGCTCTGTTCGCCGTCACAGGAAAAGACAAACTCAGCCCCGGGTTGGTGGGTCTGTCAGTATCGTACGCCctgcag GTCACAATGTCGCTGAACTGGATGGTGCGGATGACCTCTGACCTCGAGAGCAACATCGTAGCGGTGGAGAGAGTGAAGGAGTATTCAGAGACACAGACGGAG GCTCCATGGGAGGTGCTGGAGAAGAAGCCTCCTCCAGACTGGCCTCCGCTGGGGAACGTGGAGTTTGTGGATTACAGCGTCAGATATCGAGAAGGTCTGGATCTGGTGCTGAAGAACATCTCTCTGAAGGTCCGCGGAGGAGAAAAG aTCGGCATTGTGGGCCGCACGGGCGCCGGGAAGTCCTCCATGACTCTGTGTCTGTTTCGGCTCCTGGAAGCGGCGGCTGGAGAAATCGTCATCGATGATGTGAAGATTTCAGAGATCGGCCTGCATGACCTGCGCTCCAAACTCACCATCATCCCTCAG gagccAGTTCTGTTCTCCGGGACGCTGCGCATGAATCTGGACCCCTTTGAGAGGTACAGTGATGAAGAAGTGTGGAAAGCTCTGGAGCTCTCGCATCTGCAGAAGTTCGTCACCAATCAGGCTGCCAAACTGGAGCTGGAGTGCTCAGAAGGAGGAGAAAACCTCAG tgtgggtCAGAGGCAGCTGGTGTGTTTGGCTCGTGCTCTGCTCAGGAAGACTCGTATCCTGGTTCTGGATGAAGCGACGGCTGCAGTGGATCTGGAGACGGATGATCTGATCCAGAGCACCATCCGTACAGAGTTCCAGGACTGCACTGTGTTCACCATCGCACACAGACTCAACACCATCATGGACTACaccag AGTGCTGGTTCTGGATAAGGGACAGATCGCAGAGTTCGACACTCCCACTAACCTGATGAATCAGAAAGGCCTGTTTTTCGGCATGGCCAAAGACGCGGGACTGGCCTGA